One window from the genome of Eleginops maclovinus isolate JMC-PN-2008 ecotype Puerto Natales chromosome 15, JC_Emac_rtc_rv5, whole genome shotgun sequence encodes:
- the enpp5 gene encoding ectonucleotide pyrophosphatase/phosphodiesterase family member 5, which translates to MLSCLLRGGCSPRLCLWALLLLPLVSLHTLNQHGRRSHGVNERPKLLLVSFDGFRWDYINRVPTPNFHNIMDNGVIVEHVENVYITKTYPNHYSLVTGLYAETHGIVANEMYDPVLNRSFSMETDSVYESRWWEAAVPLWVSIQKAGGRSGAAMWPGSDVKIHGMFPNKYLLYNASVSFETRVERLIEWFSAPKEAAVDFGVLYWEEPDESGHNLGPESPLMDVVIAGIDEKLGFLMNELKKARLYENVNLIVTSDHGMTQLSSDKIIELDEYVSRDLYTWVDKSPVVALLPKEGKLDEIYQKLVDVNPNMVVYKKEDVPEHFHYQHNVRIMPILIAAKEGWTIMQNRTGPFMLGNHGFDNNLISMQPVFVARGPAFRKHYIKTSMRSVDLYPLMCHILSIPPLPNNGSLLNVQDLLYPEPTVSTPSPAPRVYVYSYAPVVGSFLGVAMVLGFLCFYIRQVTVKQLPSLKHRSREMSQPLLQEDLHL; encoded by the exons ATGCTGAGCTGCTTGCTGCGAGGAGGCTGCAGTCCTCGCCTCTGCCTGTgggccctgctgctgctgcctctggtCTCCCTCCATACCTTGAACCAACATGGGCGCAGGAGCCACGGTGTGAACGAGCGGCCCAAGTTGCTTCTTGTGTCCTTTGACGGCTTCCGATGGGATTACATCAACCGAGTCCCGACGCCTAACTTCCACAACATCATGGATAACGGCGTGATAGTGGAGCACGTTGAGAACGTTTACATCACCAAGACCTATCCAAACCACTACAGCTTGGTGACAGGGCTGTACGCTGAGACGCATGGCATTGTGGCCAACGAGATGTACGACCCTGTTTTGAACCGCTCCTTCTCCATGGAGACGGACAGTGTTTATGAGTCGCGGTGGTGGGAAGCGGCAGTGCCCTTATGGGTCAGCATCCAGAAAGCTGGAGGGCGAAGCGGGGCGGCGATGTGGCCAGGGTCTGACGTCAAGATCCACGGCATGTTCCCCAATAAGTacctcctgtataatgcctcAGTCTCCTTTGAAACCAGAGTGGAGCGGCTTATCGAGTGGTTCTCTGCACCCAAAGAGGCAGCAGTGGATTTTGGAGTTCTGTACTGGGAGGAGCCGGATGAGAGCGGGCACAATCTGGGACCCGAGAGTCCCCTCATGGACGTAGTCATTGCCGGAATCGACGAGAAGCTTGGCTTCCTCATGAATGAGCTCAAGAAGGCCAGGCTGTATGAGAATGTGAACCTGATAGTGACCAGTGACCACGGCATGACGCAGCTCTCCTCTGATAAGATCATAGAACTGGATGAGTATGTGAGCAGAGACCTGTACACCTGGGTGGACAAGAGTCCGGTGGTGGCACTACTTCCCAAAGAAG GGAAGCTCGACGAGATTTACCAGAAGCTGGTGGATGTCAATCCTAACATGGTGGTGTACAAGAAGGAAGACGTTCCTGAGCACTTCCATTATCAACACAACGTCAGGATCATGCCGATCCTCATCGCGGCCAAGGAAGGCTGGACCATAATGCAGAATAGGACCGGGCCCTTCATGC tTGGAAATCATGGCTTTGACAACAACCTAATTAGCATGCAGCCTGTGTTCGTGGCCCGTGGGCCAGCCTTTCGCAAGCATTACATCAAGACCTCCATGCGATCAGTTGACCTCTACCCTCTCATGTGCCACATCCTGTCCATCCCCCCTCTACCAAACAACGGGTCCCTCTTAAACGTTCAGGACCTGCTGTACCCAGAGCCAACAGTATCCACGCCCAGCCCTGCTCCCAGGGTCTACGTGTACTCCTATGCCCCTGTCGTGGGTTCTTTCCTTGGTGTGGCAATGGTGCTGGGCTTTCTGTGTTTCTACATCAGACAAGTGACCGTCAAACAGCTGCCCTCTCTAAAACACAGAAGCAGGGAGATGTCTCAGCCTTTACTGCAAGAAGACTTGCACCTGTAG
- the hmgn3 gene encoding high mobility group nucleosome-binding domain-containing protein 3 isoform X1 produces the protein MPKRKSAEDSEGKDASKVTKQEPTRRSERLQSKPALAKPEAKPKKAIVKKVADDKGAKAKKVGTKGKRDDGPAHNGESKTNEIYVSRPSVSVSFIRSTAPSLMSVRGQSETVRVKDSRLYQKRQRK, from the exons ATGCCGAAGAGAAAG TCTGCAGAGGATTCTGAGGGCAAGGATGCCTCCAAAGTCACAAAGCAAGAG CCCACCAGAAGGTCAGAGAGATTGCAATCG AAACCTGCTTTAGCCAAGCCTGAGGCCAAGCCCAAGAAGGCCATTGTCAAG AAAGTTGCTGACGATAAGGGTGCGAAGGCAAAGAAAGTCGGCACTAAGGGTAAGAGGGATGACGGCCCCGCCCACAACGGAGAGAGCAAGACTAACGAG atctacGTGTCTCGTCCCTCTGTCAGTGTGTCTTTCATCAGAAGCACGGCTCCCTCCTTGATGTCAGTGAGAGGGCAGAGTGAGACAGTCAGAGTTAAGG ACAGCCGGCTCTACCAGAAGAGGCAGAGGAAATAA
- the hmgn3 gene encoding high mobility group nucleosome-binding domain-containing protein 3 isoform X3: MPKRKSAEDSEGKDASKVTKQEKPALAKPEAKPKKAIVKKVADDKGAKAKKVGTKGKRDDGPAHNGESKTNEIYVSRPSVSVSFIRSTAPSLMSVRGQSETVRVKDSRLYQKRQRK; encoded by the exons ATGCCGAAGAGAAAG TCTGCAGAGGATTCTGAGGGCAAGGATGCCTCCAAAGTCACAAAGCAAGAG AAACCTGCTTTAGCCAAGCCTGAGGCCAAGCCCAAGAAGGCCATTGTCAAG AAAGTTGCTGACGATAAGGGTGCGAAGGCAAAGAAAGTCGGCACTAAGGGTAAGAGGGATGACGGCCCCGCCCACAACGGAGAGAGCAAGACTAACGAG atctacGTGTCTCGTCCCTCTGTCAGTGTGTCTTTCATCAGAAGCACGGCTCCCTCCTTGATGTCAGTGAGAGGGCAGAGTGAGACAGTCAGAGTTAAGG ACAGCCGGCTCTACCAGAAGAGGCAGAGGAAATAA
- the hmgn3 gene encoding high mobility group nucleosome-binding domain-containing protein 3 isoform X2: MPKRKSAEDSEGKDASKVTKQEPTRRSERLQSKPALAKPEAKPKKAIVKKVADDKGAKAKKVGTKGKRDDGPAHNGESKTNEIYVSRPSVSVSFIRSTAPSLMSVRGQSETVRVKGI; encoded by the exons ATGCCGAAGAGAAAG TCTGCAGAGGATTCTGAGGGCAAGGATGCCTCCAAAGTCACAAAGCAAGAG CCCACCAGAAGGTCAGAGAGATTGCAATCG AAACCTGCTTTAGCCAAGCCTGAGGCCAAGCCCAAGAAGGCCATTGTCAAG AAAGTTGCTGACGATAAGGGTGCGAAGGCAAAGAAAGTCGGCACTAAGGGTAAGAGGGATGACGGCCCCGCCCACAACGGAGAGAGCAAGACTAACGAG atctacGTGTCTCGTCCCTCTGTCAGTGTGTCTTTCATCAGAAGCACGGCTCCCTCCTTGATGTCAGTGAGAGGGCAGAGTGAGACAGTCAGAGTTAAGG GTATCTGA
- the hmgn3 gene encoding high mobility group nucleosome-binding domain-containing protein 3 isoform X4, translating into MPKRKSAEDSEGKDASKVTKQEPTRRSERLQSKPALAKPEAKPKKAIVKKVADDKGAKAKKVGTKGKRDDGPAHNGESKTNEVSDAAVEATEEKA; encoded by the exons ATGCCGAAGAGAAAG TCTGCAGAGGATTCTGAGGGCAAGGATGCCTCCAAAGTCACAAAGCAAGAG CCCACCAGAAGGTCAGAGAGATTGCAATCG AAACCTGCTTTAGCCAAGCCTGAGGCCAAGCCCAAGAAGGCCATTGTCAAG AAAGTTGCTGACGATAAGGGTGCGAAGGCAAAGAAAGTCGGCACTAAGGGTAAGAGGGATGACGGCCCCGCCCACAACGGAGAGAGCAAGACTAACGAG GTATCTGACGCAGCAGTGGAGGCGACTGAGGAGAAGGCGTAA